The following DNA comes from Winogradskyella sp. PG-2.
ACCATCCTCTATAGAAACATCACTCGAGGAAAACAAAAATTCACTTGGACCAACTCTTGGATTATCATCATCAAATTTATCAACAAAAACATCTAAATTAGTGTCTACTTCTCCTTTATACGTTTTGAGGTTGAACACCAAATCTTGTATATCTATATCTCCAAAATTTAGTTTGCTATTATAGAGGTTTTTAAAACTAATAATTGAGCTATTAAGCTCCCCAATACTAATAAGTGTGTCCTTTTTATAATCTCTAATTAAAATCTCTTTAAATTCAATATCTCCATTAAGTTGAAGACCAACTTTACCAATATTAATATCTGTTTTGAAATCTTTATTTAATCTTTCGGTAGCATATTTACCTAGTTTAGTTTGTACAGCCTGAATACCAAGTATTAGAAAGACAATAAGAAATAGCAGCAAAATGATGCCTACTAATTTACCTATTATTTTGAGTACTCTTTTGATAGAATTTACACTTATGAATTGATGAAATCTTCATTACCTTTGCCTAGTATAATACGTGGGAAAACCTCATATTAGACTATATCTGGTAAAATTAACAATTATAGTGCCATCATCAACTATGGGAAAAGAAAATATTTATATACTCGGTATTGAATCCTCATGTGATGATACATCGGCAGCTATACTCTGTAACGACTGTATTTTGAGTAATGTTGTTGCGGATCAAAAAATACATGCAGAATATGGTGGTGTTGTGCCCGAATTAGCATCGAGAGCACATCAACAAAATATAGTTCCTGTGGTACACCAAGCGATTGAAAAGGCTGGTATTACTAAAGACCAATTACATGCTGTAGCTTTTACACGTGGACCAGGTTTAATGGGTTCTTTATTAGTAGGTACGTCGTTTGCAAAATCTTTAGCTTATGGTTTAGATATTCCGTTAATTGATGTTAACCACATGCAAGCTCATATTTTAGCTCATTTTATTACTGAGGAAGGACACTCAAAACCTCCATTTCCATTTTTGGCGATGACCATTTCTGGTGGACACACACAGGTTGTAAAAGTAACCAGTCATTTTGAAATGGAAATTCTTGGTGAAACCATTGATGATGCTGTAGGTGAAGCTTATGATAAAAGTGGAAAAGTATTAGGTTTAGGTTATCCTGCTGGACCAGAAATTGATAGACGCGCACAACTTGGTAATCCTAAAACCTATCAGTTCACTAAACCAAGAGTGGATGGGCTTAACTTTAGTTTTTCAGGTTTAAAGACTAACATTCTCTATTTTGTTCAGCGCGAAGTTAAAGCCAATCCAAATTTTGTTGAAGAGAACTTAAATGACATTTGTGCATCCATTCAATATACAATTATTGGCATTTTAATGAATAAATTAAAGCTTGCTGTAAAGCAAACTGGTATCAATCATATTGCAATTGGTGGTGGTGTTTCGGCCAACTCCGGCGTTAGAAAAGCACTCAAAGACGCTAAACAAAAACACGGTTGGACAAGCTACATTCCAAAATTTGAATACACTACAGATAATGCCGCAATGATTGCTATTGTTGGCTATTTAAAATATTTAGAAAAGGATTTTTCTGATTTTGATGTGATGGCAAGCGCTCGGTTGAAGATTTAATATGAATAAACTTAAAATATATTTTTATTATTGGATCGTTGCAATATTTTTTATGCTACTAGGAATTTATTGGTTAAATAGTGAAGATGCTATTATCGATATAAATGTTCATGACACTTATTATGTAATTCACAACTCTCATGTTTGTATTTTAATAGCAATCATTTATATCATGTTTGGAATTATTTATTTTTTCACAAAAAGACATCTCATAAATAGCCTTACTAAAATTCATTCGATTATAACTTTGGCAATTATACCAGTATTTTTTATTGGGTATTTTAATATAGGAATAAAAAAGCATTCAAAATTTCCTTTGTTTGATGATACATCAAGTTTAACTGGCTTCTCAATAATTATATGTTTTGTTTTTATATTCGCACAACTAATTTTGTTTTTTAACTTAACTATTAGTTTAGTGAAATTTCTAATTAAAAGAGAATAATGTAGGCTTTAAAATTGTTAAAACATCTGTTGATAAGCTAAAGCACTTTGTTTCTATTGCGCTTTAAAATTTAGTTGTTTTGTAATAACCCAAATCAAACTAAATTAAATTATCATGAAAACATTTTTAACACTTTTACTATTAGTTCCTTTTCTATGTTTTTCTCAAGAATCTTTGGAGCAAGAATTGGACTTAATTTCATCATCAGAAGATGCTAAATTATTTGCCAAGTCTCACAAAAAAGTAAATAAGAGTAAAGTATTCACTTTTAATAAAGAAAAACATAAAACGCGATTAGCTGATGACCTTTTTAAACTCTCAAAAGGCGGAAAAAAGGTTGTTAAAACAGATTTTAAGACCACATATTATAAGATCATAAATAAAGAAGAAGTTGACTATTACAGATTCAATATCATTGTTTTCAATGAAGCTAATAAAGCTAAGGGTAATGAAGTTTTAGCTAAGTACAATGAAGGCTATAAATTTAAAGACTTAGCAAAATATTATTCCTCTGGTCCCACTGCAAAAATGGGAGGTGATACAGGTTGGATAAAACCAGGTGACCTAACTACTGCTTTTGACCAATCTGCTTTTAGCAGCTCAGTGAATACTTTGGTCACCATTGACGACGTAGAACTAAAAAAGTATTACATTGTCATTAAAACCCAGAATAGTACTCCTATTGAAGAAATAACGGTTTTAAAATTTACAGAAGCCACCAAATAATGCAATTATTTTACAACCCAAATATTTCTGAAAACGACTCTAACTTTAATTTCGATAAAGATGAAAGTCGTCATATTGAAAAAGTCCTCCGTAAAAAATCAGGAGATACATTATATATTACCAATGGAAATGGTTGGTTGTTTGAAGCAGAATTAACTTTAGCAGAACCAAAGCATTGTTCTGTAAATATTATCTCAAAACTGTTACAGACTAAACGTTCATATAATTTACATTTAGCAGTTGCACCAACAAAAATAAATGATCGTTACGAATGGTTTTTAGAAAAAGCTACTGAAATAGGGATTGAAACCATTACACCAATTATCTGTGATCATAGTGAGCGTAAGGTAGTAAAGACGGAACGTTTTGAAAAAATTATTCAGTCAGCTATGAAACAATCCTTGCAATGTTATTTGCCCAAACTTAATGCTCCAATTGCATATAAAGATTTTATTAATCAGGATTTTTCTGGCCAAAAATTTATTGCACATTGCGAAGATACTGATAGAAAATCTTTAAAATTATTACTTAAAACTGATGAAGACTGTATTATTTTAATTGGACCTGAAGGTGATTTTAGCGTTAAAGAAATCGAAATAGCTTTGCAACATAATTTTATTCCTATAACTTTGGGTGAAACACGTTTACGAACTGAAACTGCTGCCATTGCTGCTTGTCATTCTATCGCATTCTCAAATGAATAATGTTTTATGAAGCTAATTTATTCTCTATTCTTTTCTCTTTTCTCTATGCTTTTATTTTCTCAAGACGTAGGGATTCTAAAATATAAAGGTGGCGGGGATTGGTATAGTAATCCAACAGCATTACCAAATTTGGTTAAATACTGTAACGACAATATAGATACTAATATCAATGAGAATATTCAAACCGTTGAAGCTGGTAGCACAGATATTTTTCAGTTTCCGTTGTTACACATGACAGGTCATGGCAATGTATTCTTTAGTGATGATGATGCAGAGAACTTGAGAAACTATTTAATTTCGGGAGGCTTTCTTCATATTGATGATAACTACGGAATGGAACCATATGTCACCAAAGAATTAAAGAAAGTATTCCCTAATAATGAATTGATTGAAATCCCAAAAGATCACGGAATTTTTAGCTCGGCATATACTTTTGCAAATGGCTTACCAAAAATCCATGAGCATGACGGCAAAGCACCAAAAGCTCTTGGGATTTTTCATGAAAGTAGATTAGTTTTACTTTTTACGTTTGAAAGTGATTTAGGTGATGGTTGGGAAGATCAGGAAGTGCATAATGATCCTGAGGATGTTCGAGAGAAAGCCCTACAAATGGGAGCAAATATTGTTAAGCATGCTTTTGAGAATTAATTTATATTTAGAAAATATGGATATTGAATCATTTGATCTTTTTAACTTTAAAATTCCAGAAAAAAAGCCAAATTCTATTTGGACTAAAATACTATTGGTTTCTCTAATCGGAATCTTTGTCTCAATTCCCCTTGCAAAAATTGATAGTAGCAATTTTAATTATAATGAAGTTTATATTTTTTATGGACATCAAGATTGTTCACATTTAAAATATAATTTAATTTCTTGTCAATAATTTTTAAGCTTGCAACTCACTCACCACAATTCTAACTTCAAAAAACAAAAACATCCAATCACATTAGTTTGTGATAATATTACTAATACTCCAAATATTGGAAGTTTATTTCGTATAGCTGACGCCTTTGGAGTAGAAGAAATCATCTTTTGTGGTGAAAATGTTTCATTTGGTAAACGGATAACTAAAACATCGCGTTCTACTGAAAAATATGTTAATCATAAAATTGAAATAGAAATTGCTAATGTTATAGAGAATTTAAAAAATGACAACTATTATTTAATTGCATTAGAGATTACTGAGTCTAGCACAGAACTTAATGATTTTAAACTCAAAAGAACGAATCAACCTACTGCTTTGATTCTTGGTCATGAAAGTTTTGGTGTTTCAGAATCTATTTTAAATCAAGTGGATGCTGTCGTTCACATAAACATGTTTGGCAATAATAGTAGTATGAATGTAGTACAAGCGACTAGTATTACGCTTTACGAACTTACAAAACAACTTAATTCCTAAATTTGTCATGCTGAGTTTATTTCAGCATCTTTGAATAAATACAACCAATGAATTCTAAAACAATAGCAAACGGTATTTTAAGAGCAATAGCCATTTTACTTGCAGTTGCGCTAGTATTGTTCTTTTTATATAAGATTCAGTCTGTTATAGTTTATATAGCAGTCGCGGCAGTAATATCATTAATTGGCAGACCTATTGTTTTGTTTCTAAGACGAAAACTAAAGTTTAGTAATACAATTGCTGTTGTATCAACTATGGCATTGCTAATTGGATTATTGGTCGGTTTGGTTGGTATGTTTATCCCATTAGTAGCTGAACAAGGACACAACCTGGCTTTATTAAATATAGACCAGTTACAAACCAATGTTGAGGATTTATACAATCAAATTGTTACGTATTTTGAATTTCAGAATATTGATGTAGAACAATCGATTAAAGAATCTAACTTACTTTCCAAACTAGATTTTGCTGTGATTCCAAACTTCCTCAATAGTTTTATAAGTGGATTAGGTAGTTTTAGTATTGGATTGTTTTCTGTATTATTTATTTCATTCTTCTTTTTAAAAGACAGCAAATTGTTTGAAGATGGGATAATGACTTTAGTCCCTAAAGGAAACGAAATGCGTTCTAAGCGTTCATTTACAAAGATAAAAGACTTGCTGTCTCGTTATTTTGTTGGTCTTATTTTTCAGATATTAATTCTATTTATTATCTATACTATAGTTTTACTGATTTTTGGTATTGATAATGCGGTTGTTATAGCTTTTTTATGTGCATTATTAAATCTTGTACCTTATGTTGGTCCACTTGTGAGCGGCTTCTTAATGCTACTTTTAAGCATGTCGAGCAATTTAGGTGAAAGCTTTAGTGAGATCATTTTACCAAAAACAACTTATGTAATGATAGGTTTTGTTATTGCTCAATTAGTTGATAATTTTTTTAGTCAACCCTATATCTTTTCTAAAAGTGTAAAATCACATCCACTAGAAATTTTCTTAATTATAATAATTGCTGGAATTTTATTCGGTATCGTTGGTATGATAGTCGCTGTACCAGCATACACAGCAATAAAAGTAATCCTGAAAGAGTTTTTATCTGAATATAAATTGGTAAGTAAACTCACAAAAGGTTTATAATTTTAGTTTGAACACTAATCTTCTCAATATTGAAATTCAAAGGTTCATCAATTCAAACTTAGAATCTGATATTACTAGATTGTTATTAAAAGGCATTGATTTTGAAAGTATTGAAACCAAAGCATTAATTGAACAGATTGAGTCCAAAAGAAGATCTAAAAAGAAATTACCAACCTGGTATAATTCTGAAAACATATATTATCCCAATAAACTTAATATAGAACAAACCTCTTCTGAAGTAACAGCAAATTACAAAGCAAGTTTAGTTGAAGGGAATTCTCTTATTGATCTAACAGGTGGTTTTGGTATAGATTCTTATTCCTTTTCTAAAAATATAGAACAAATTACCCATTGCGAAATCAGCTCTAACCTCTCTAACATTGTAAAACATAACTACAAAGTACTCAATACTTCTAATATTGAATGTATTTCTGAAAATGGAATAGACGTTCTTAAACGCCTAGACAAAAAGTTTGATTGGATTTATATCGATCCTTCTCGACGTGATAGTACAAAGGAGAAAGTATTTTTACTTTCAGATTGCACTCCAAATATCAAGATTTTTCAAAATTTATTTTTAAAATATTCAGAACATGTGATGATAAAAACATCACCAATTTTAGATTTATCTGCCACACTTTCAGATTTAAAGTCTGTTAAAGAGATTCATATTGTGGCTGTAAACAATGAAGTCAAAGAATTACTTTGGATTTTAGAACGTAATTATGAAGATAATGTCATTATAAAAACTGTGAATTTACAAAAAGACAGTAATCAACATTTTGAATTTAATTTTTTTAAAGAGTCTAATTCAAAAGCCGAATATAGTCAACCACTCACCTATTTGTATGAACCAAATTCAGCTATATTAAAATCTGGAGCATTTAATTCAGTTAGTAATATTCTTAATATACCTAAGCTTCAAAAGCATTCACATCTTTACACGTCTAAAGATTTAATTGTGTTTCCTGGAAGGTGCTTTAAGATTGAAAATCAATTGCCTTTTAACAAAAAAGTCTTTGCAAAAGAGAAAATTTCTAAAGCCAATGTAACCACTCGAAATTTTCCGCTTTCAGTTTCAGAAATTCGTAAAAAATTAAAAATTAAAGATGGTGGTAATCATTATCTGTTCTTTACTACAAACTTAAATGAAGAAAAAATTGTTTTAGTTTGCTCAAAAATCAATATTTAATTAAAGAAATCCTTTTTGAGTAATCACCATATCATTTCCCCACAATTGCACCAAATAAGAAATATCAATAGGAAAAAATGATGAAGAACCATCACTATTGTATTTTATAGGGCACTCAATGCGACTTCCATCAATTATTCTGCATTTGTTTTTACCATTATCTGAAATTATAATTGACTTATCATCTAATTTTTCATATACCATATTTAGGTCAATTATGGCATACTTAATAAAATCTTTTGCAATAGCTCTATCTTGTTTTGAGCTATCTATGATTCCATAAGTAAAGTAATGCGCCTTAATTTTAAAATATTCAGATTTATGCCGTTCTTTTACTTTATTATCATCGCGTCTATATCTAATCGTAAAGTCTGAAAAGTCTTTATATTGAACTTCTCTGAACCGTTCTTGCACGCTCATAATTGCATCACCATTTCTAAATACATAGTCAATACCATCCATCATATCTATATATTCTGCGTAGTCTTTTCGCAATTGTACTTCTTTCCAATCTAAAAGATTATAGATTAAAGGAATTGCTAAATGCTTGTGAATATAATCAGAAAATGCTCTATCCTTTTGATATTTTGACATTTACTTAAATTTCTTAACAGTATTGATTTGCATCTTTTAAAAGTAATTAAAAAGAAGTTATTCCAAAAAATGAGTGCTAAAATTTGAAAAAGCAATTATGTATTTGTCTTAGATTAAATTAGTAGCATTTTAATTATAAAAAACTCAAAAAAAATGTTGCGTTCTTTAATATGAAAAGTTACATTTGCATCCGCATTTTTATTGAAATACGTTCATTTTTTACTGGAGAGGTGCCTGAGTGGCCGAAAGGAGCGGTTTGCTAAATCGTCGTACCTAGAAATAGGTACCCAGGGTTCGAATCCCTGTCTCTCCGCAAAATTTTACTGTAATTTATTTGTTAGTGATATTTAGATAATCATTTTCGGGGTGTAGCGTAGCCCGGTTATCGCGCCACGTTTGGGACGTGGAGGCCGCAGGTTCGAATCCTGCCACCCCGACTTTATTGAATTATGGAGTTACGGGCTCGTAGCTCAGCTGGATAGAGCACCTCCCTTCTAAGGAGGCGGTCATAGGTTCGAATCCTATCGGGCTCACAAAAAGTCTTACTATTTTTAGTAAGGCTTTTTTGTTTTATTCAGGATACTCAATTCTTAAATGATATATATTTGCAAGCTTATGCTTCAACACTTTCTTTATAGATTGAATTTCCTTGAACGTGATATCTGCATTAAGAAATTGACCATTTTCCATTTGCTTATTAATAATATTCTCTACAAATTCATTAATCTTAGTAGTTGTAGGCTCTTTTAAACTCTTTGATGCTGCCTCTACACTATCACACATCATTAAAATTGCTGTTTCTTTACTAAATGGTTTTGGACCAGGATAAGAAAAATCATTAATATCAACGTTTTCGTTTGCTGCTTTTTCTTTAATGTAGAAGTAATACACAATACTTGTACCATGATGCGTCCTGATAAAATCAATAACTCTGTCTGGTAAATTGTTCTTTTTTGCAATTTCTATTCCATTAATTGCATGATCTATAATAATCCTAGCACTTTCTCTACTGGATAATTCATCATGAGGATTAATCCCGGTACTTTGGTTTTCTGTAAAATAAGTAGGGTTTTTCATTTTACCAATATCGTGATACAACGCTCCTACTCTAATTAACATGGCATTAGCACCAATTTCATTTGCAGAAGCCTCGGCTAAATTGGCTACATTTAGAGAATGGTGAAAAGTTCCAGGAGCCTTATTAGATAATTCTTTTAGAAGTTTTGTGTTTGTATCCGAAAGCTCTAATAATGACACATCAGATACTAAACCAAAGATTTTTTCATAAATGTAAATCAAGGGCTGTACAAATAATGTTGCCAAACCACATAAAATGAATAGCCCAAAAGTTTCCCATTTCAATCCAGTTAATTGACCTTCATGGATTACAAAAAAAGCAAAATAAGCGATAATGTATATAAAGGTAATTTGTCCGACCGATATAAAAAGATTGGCTCTTTTATATAATTCCGAAACTGTTAGTATGGTTACAATACCAGCAATAATTTGAAGAAACATATACTCATAGCTATTTGGCACTATAAACCCTAATAATAAAACAGTAAGTACATGAGCAAATAAACCAAGTCTAGCATCAAAGAAAGCTTTTAAAACTAGTGGAAGAATACACAATGGAACAACATAAATGTATTGCGAATTATAATTTATTATTAAAGTCGTTAACAAAACCATTAACGCTATATTGAAAAAGATAAAAGTTACCTTGGTATTATTAAGAAACACATCCATTCTATATTTTCTTAAAAACAACAATAACATTAAGAGCGCTAACGCAACCAATAATGCATATGCAACTACAACCCAATTATAATTTGCAGTATTCCATACTTGAGACTCATACTCTGACTTCAACGAATTAAGAATTGTATACTGTTCGTCTTCAACCACTTGTCCTTTAGAAATTATAAGTTGATCTTGCTCTACACTTCCTCTTGTTGAGGATATCTTAGATAATTCTTCTTCTAATGCCTTTTGTGTTAAACTTTCATTAAGCTGAATGTTAGATTTTATGACATCAAAGAATATTGATATCATTTCATTACGCTGTTCTGAAGAAATATTACTACCCAAATGAGTTTCTATAAGTTGTCGCAATTCACTTAACTCGTAGAGACTTCCATATAGCAATTCCTTTTCAATAGTATTTGCTGTAGCTATAACTACTGGTCTATTATCAGAATAGTTATAATCCTGATCTAAAACACCTTTAGTATATAGTTTATCTATAAAAGACTTCCCTTTATTATATAAACTAGAATTTTGAAGATTTAAGTAGCTAGAATCTTTAAATGATTGATTAAATAGCTCTATATAATTAGATAATACTTTAGATTCAATTGTTTTATCTGCTCCGAAATAAACAGAACTATTAGTTTCAATTTCAAGTTTTTCTGCATTTAATTCACTTTGAGACTTTTTTATTGCAAAATTGAATGGGGCATATAAATTTTCGGATTGCCACGGCTTCTCTTTTTCAAAAGAATATCTAAATTTTCCTGTTTTAGGAAATAGATATACTATAAAGAGTGTAGTTACTACGAATAGTAAAATCTTATAGACTAAAGCATGGTTTTTATACCATTTATTGAGAAATGCATTCATGTGGTTACGTTCATCATTTTTTAACTGTCACATGGAACATCCATAAAATTATATCCGTTATCAAGTGAAATATTAGTAACTGATGTTTCATATACAATCAAATGTAATAAATATTAGAATTTTAGACGGCTAATATCATTAATACATTCTCAAATCTCTCAAAAATTGATTAATTTCGCAGCTATAAATTTAAAGACAATTATAATGAACAAGGACGTCGTCATCGTATCTGCGGTTAGAACTCCAATAGGAAGTTTTTTAGGAAGTCTCTCTTCTGTACCAGCCCCTAGACTTGGAGCTGCTGCTATAAAAGGTGCTTTGGATAAAATTAATTTAAACCCAGAAATGGTTGAAGAGGTTTTAATGGGTAACGTCGTTCAAGCTGGTACTGGACAAGCACCAGCTAGACAAGCTGCAATTTACGCTGGTATTCCAGACACTGTTCCTTGTACTACAATTAATAAAGTTTGTGCATCAGGTATGAAAGCTATCATGCAAGCCGCTCAAGCTATTCAACTAGGTGATGCAAATATTATTGTTGCTGGAGGTATGGAGAATATGAGTTCAATTCCTCATTATTACCATGCCAGAAGTGCAAAGAAATTTGGACCAGCAACGTTAGAAGACGGTATGCAAAAAGATGGTTTAGTAGATGCTTACGATAAAAATGCGATGGGTGTTTGTGCTGATGCTTGTGCCACTGAGTATGAATTTAGTCGAGAAGATCAAGATGCTTTTGCAATTCAATCCTATGAACGCTCAAAGGCAGCATGGGAAGCCGGAAAATTTAAAGAAGAAGTAATTGCTGTTGAAGTCCCTCAACGACGAGGTGAACCTGTTATTGTAGATAAAGATGAAGAATACTCAAACGTGAAAATGGAAAAAATTCCAGCTTTACGCCCAGCATTTACAAAAGAAGGAACAGTAACTGCTGCAAATGCATCTACAATAAATGATGGAGCAGCTGCAATGATTTTAATGAGTAGAGAAAAGGCGAATGAATTAGGTTTATCGCCAATAGCTACTATTAAAAGTTATGCTGATGCAGCACAAGAACCTAAATGGTTTACCACTGCTCCTGCTAAAGCTTTACCTAAAGCACTAGC
Coding sequences within:
- a CDS encoding peptidylprolyl isomerase, which encodes MKTFLTLLLLVPFLCFSQESLEQELDLISSSEDAKLFAKSHKKVNKSKVFTFNKEKHKTRLADDLFKLSKGGKKVVKTDFKTTYYKIINKEEVDYYRFNIIVFNEANKAKGNEVLAKYNEGYKFKDLAKYYSSGPTAKMGGDTGWIKPGDLTTAFDQSAFSSSVNTLVTIDDVELKKYYIVIKTQNSTPIEEITVLKFTEATK
- a CDS encoding THUMP-like domain-containing protein; translated protein: MNTNLLNIEIQRFINSNLESDITRLLLKGIDFESIETKALIEQIESKRRSKKKLPTWYNSENIYYPNKLNIEQTSSEVTANYKASLVEGNSLIDLTGGFGIDSYSFSKNIEQITHCEISSNLSNIVKHNYKVLNTSNIECISENGIDVLKRLDKKFDWIYIDPSRRDSTKEKVFLLSDCTPNIKIFQNLFLKYSEHVMIKTSPILDLSATLSDLKSVKEIHIVAVNNEVKELLWILERNYEDNVIIKTVNLQKDSNQHFEFNFFKESNSKAEYSQPLTYLYEPNSAILKSGAFNSVSNILNIPKLQKHSHLYTSKDLIVFPGRCFKIENQLPFNKKVFAKEKISKANVTTRNFPLSVSEIRKKLKIKDGGNHYLFFTTNLNEEKIVLVCSKINI
- a CDS encoding 16S rRNA (uracil(1498)-N(3))-methyltransferase; this encodes MQLFYNPNISENDSNFNFDKDESRHIEKVLRKKSGDTLYITNGNGWLFEAELTLAEPKHCSVNIISKLLQTKRSYNLHLAVAPTKINDRYEWFLEKATEIGIETITPIICDHSERKVVKTERFEKIIQSAMKQSLQCYLPKLNAPIAYKDFINQDFSGQKFIAHCEDTDRKSLKLLLKTDEDCIILIGPEGDFSVKEIEIALQHNFIPITLGETRLRTETAAIAACHSIAFSNE
- a CDS encoding TrmH family RNA methyltransferase, with the translated sequence MQLTHHNSNFKKQKHPITLVCDNITNTPNIGSLFRIADAFGVEEIIFCGENVSFGKRITKTSRSTEKYVNHKIEIEIANVIENLKNDNYYLIALEITESSTELNDFKLKRTNQPTALILGHESFGVSESILNQVDAVVHINMFGNNSSMNVVQATSITLYELTKQLNS
- a CDS encoding DUF4159 domain-containing protein, whose protein sequence is MKLIYSLFFSLFSMLLFSQDVGILKYKGGGDWYSNPTALPNLVKYCNDNIDTNINENIQTVEAGSTDIFQFPLLHMTGHGNVFFSDDDAENLRNYLISGGFLHIDDNYGMEPYVTKELKKVFPNNELIEIPKDHGIFSSAYTFANGLPKIHEHDGKAPKALGIFHESRLVLLFTFESDLGDGWEDQEVHNDPEDVREKALQMGANIVKHAFEN
- a CDS encoding AI-2E family transporter; translation: MNSKTIANGILRAIAILLAVALVLFFLYKIQSVIVYIAVAAVISLIGRPIVLFLRRKLKFSNTIAVVSTMALLIGLLVGLVGMFIPLVAEQGHNLALLNIDQLQTNVEDLYNQIVTYFEFQNIDVEQSIKESNLLSKLDFAVIPNFLNSFISGLGSFSIGLFSVLFISFFFLKDSKLFEDGIMTLVPKGNEMRSKRSFTKIKDLLSRYFVGLIFQILILFIIYTIVLLIFGIDNAVVIAFLCALLNLVPYVGPLVSGFLMLLLSMSSNLGESFSEIILPKTTYVMIGFVIAQLVDNFFSQPYIFSKSVKSHPLEIFLIIIIAGILFGIVGMIVAVPAYTAIKVILKEFLSEYKLVSKLTKGL
- a CDS encoding acetyl-CoA C-acyltransferase, whose product is MNKDVVIVSAVRTPIGSFLGSLSSVPAPRLGAAAIKGALDKINLNPEMVEEVLMGNVVQAGTGQAPARQAAIYAGIPDTVPCTTINKVCASGMKAIMQAAQAIQLGDANIIVAGGMENMSSIPHYYHARSAKKFGPATLEDGMQKDGLVDAYDKNAMGVCADACATEYEFSREDQDAFAIQSYERSKAAWEAGKFKEEVIAVEVPQRRGEPVIVDKDEEYSNVKMEKIPALRPAFTKEGTVTAANASTINDGAAAMILMSREKANELGLSPIATIKSYADAAQEPKWFTTAPAKALPKALAKANIDINDVDYFEFNEAFSVVGLANMKILGLNDSNVNINGGAVSLGHPLGCSGARILITLINVLHQNNAKIGAAAICNGGGGASAMVLERA
- a CDS encoding HD family phosphohydrolase; this translates as MNAFLNKWYKNHALVYKILLFVVTTLFIVYLFPKTGKFRYSFEKEKPWQSENLYAPFNFAIKKSQSELNAEKLEIETNSSVYFGADKTIESKVLSNYIELFNQSFKDSSYLNLQNSSLYNKGKSFIDKLYTKGVLDQDYNYSDNRPVVIATANTIEKELLYGSLYELSELRQLIETHLGSNISSEQRNEMISIFFDVIKSNIQLNESLTQKALEEELSKISSTRGSVEQDQLIISKGQVVEDEQYTILNSLKSEYESQVWNTANYNWVVVAYALLVALALLMLLLFLRKYRMDVFLNNTKVTFIFFNIALMVLLTTLIINYNSQYIYVVPLCILPLVLKAFFDARLGLFAHVLTVLLLGFIVPNSYEYMFLQIIAGIVTILTVSELYKRANLFISVGQITFIYIIAYFAFFVIHEGQLTGLKWETFGLFILCGLATLFVQPLIYIYEKIFGLVSDVSLLELSDTNTKLLKELSNKAPGTFHHSLNVANLAEASANEIGANAMLIRVGALYHDIGKMKNPTYFTENQSTGINPHDELSSRESARIIIDHAINGIEIAKKNNLPDRVIDFIRTHHGTSIVYYFYIKEKAANENVDINDFSYPGPKPFSKETAILMMCDSVEAASKSLKEPTTTKINEFVENIINKQMENGQFLNADITFKEIQSIKKVLKHKLANIYHLRIEYPE
- the tsaD gene encoding tRNA (adenosine(37)-N6)-threonylcarbamoyltransferase complex transferase subunit TsaD, whose translation is MGKENIYILGIESSCDDTSAAILCNDCILSNVVADQKIHAEYGGVVPELASRAHQQNIVPVVHQAIEKAGITKDQLHAVAFTRGPGLMGSLLVGTSFAKSLAYGLDIPLIDVNHMQAHILAHFITEEGHSKPPFPFLAMTISGGHTQVVKVTSHFEMEILGETIDDAVGEAYDKSGKVLGLGYPAGPEIDRRAQLGNPKTYQFTKPRVDGLNFSFSGLKTNILYFVQREVKANPNFVEENLNDICASIQYTIIGILMNKLKLAVKQTGINHIAIGGGVSANSGVRKALKDAKQKHGWTSYIPKFEYTTDNAAMIAIVGYLKYLEKDFSDFDVMASARLKI